From Spiroplasma monobiae MQ-1, a single genomic window includes:
- a CDS encoding amidase family protein — MNFKKTTLKEIHDKLVSKEIKLTDLIKEVILKSKEEMKSNFLITLTEDEALRKANELENNIDANNVLTGIPFIHKDNISTKGILTTAGSKMLSNYTPSFDATIAEKFNEKNSILIGKAALDELSMGGTGLLSFNGEVRNPYDSNRIVGGSSSGSAYAVAKGIVPFATGGDTGDSIRKPASLSGVVGFKPTYGSISRYGAIPYAPSLDHLGFFTNNVEDQAYLCDATYGYDSKDFTSIDNKKEFVKNINQVSRRFKFGYIKQVEEIMPEELKEDYKKLYSILNDQGHEVLELEFNKKLLEAIPATYMMISFAEAVSTHANLDGIKFGVRVEGKDYMEIIKNSRTQGFGETVKRRFLIGSYQLKSENQDVLLAKSKKVRRLIVEELDKLYKQVDILILPPTTKPAPTVNEVYGFDVDQQEDGTKFIEDILILANFNGMPSITLPFVCKENMPIGINLNAKPKEDLEVLQAAKIIEKLILENFRQVGDLNE, encoded by the coding sequence ATGAATTTTAAAAAAACTACACTAAAGGAAATACATGATAAATTAGTTTCTAAAGAAATTAAGTTAACTGATTTAATAAAAGAAGTTATTTTAAAATCTAAAGAAGAAATGAAAAGTAATTTTTTAATTACTTTAACTGAAGATGAGGCTTTACGAAAAGCAAATGAACTTGAAAATAATATTGATGCTAATAATGTATTAACTGGTATCCCTTTTATTCACAAAGATAATATTTCTACAAAAGGAATTTTAACAACAGCGGGTTCAAAAATGTTATCCAACTATACACCATCATTCGATGCAACAATAGCAGAAAAATTTAATGAAAAAAATTCAATTTTAATTGGTAAAGCTGCACTTGATGAATTATCAATGGGTGGAACTGGGTTGTTGTCTTTTAACGGTGAAGTTAGAAATCCTTATGATTCAAACAGAATAGTTGGAGGAAGTTCAAGTGGTAGTGCGTATGCTGTTGCCAAGGGAATAGTTCCTTTTGCGACCGGGGGAGACACTGGAGATTCAATTAGAAAACCAGCAAGTTTAAGTGGTGTGGTTGGTTTTAAACCAACATATGGTTCAATTTCAAGATATGGTGCAATACCATATGCTCCAAGTTTAGATCATCTAGGTTTTTTTACAAACAACGTTGAAGATCAGGCCTACTTATGTGATGCAACATATGGTTATGACTCAAAAGACTTTACATCTATAGACAATAAAAAAGAATTTGTAAAAAATATAAATCAAGTAAGTAGAAGATTTAAGTTTGGTTACATTAAGCAAGTAGAAGAAATAATGCCAGAAGAACTTAAAGAAGATTATAAAAAGCTTTATTCAATTCTAAATGATCAAGGACATGAAGTTCTAGAATTAGAATTTAACAAAAAATTATTAGAAGCAATTCCTGCAACTTATATGATGATCTCATTTGCAGAAGCTGTATCAACTCATGCGAATCTTGATGGAATAAAATTTGGTGTAAGAGTCGAAGGAAAAGATTATATGGAAATAATTAAAAATTCTAGAACTCAAGGGTTTGGTGAAACGGTAAAAAGAAGATTTTTAATTGGAAGTTATCAATTAAAATCAGAAAACCAGGATGTTCTATTAGCGAAATCTAAAAAAGTTAGAAGATTAATTGTCGAAGAGTTAGATAAACTATACAAACAAGTTGATATTTTAATATTACCACCGACAACAAAACCAGCACCAACTGTTAACGAGGTCTATGGATTTGATGTTGATCAACAAGAAGATGGGACTAAATTTATTGAGGATATTTTAATTCTTGCGAATTTCAATGGTATGCCTTCGATAACTCTTCCCTTTGTTTGCAAAGAAAATATGCCTATAGGAATCAATTTAAATGCAAAACCAAAAGAAGATCTAGAAGTTTTACAAGCCGCTAAAATAATTGAAAAATTAATTTTAGAAAATTTTAGACAAGTGGGTGATTTAAATGAATAA
- the gatB gene encoding Asp-tRNA(Asn)/Glu-tRNA(Gln) amidotransferase subunit GatB, which yields MNNFEIIIGIENHVELKTNSKMFGLGPVTYGEIPNSKVSEVDMGYPGAMPSVNKEGVRLALLACNALGMKIDPLLRFDRKNYFYPDLVKGFQITQQYFPIGREGNIEITLDNGEKKVIEIERLHIEEDTAKQTHKDDLTYIDFNRSGVGLIEVVSKPFIRSADEAVAYVNQLREILLFLGISDVKMNEGSLRCDVNISLRPYGYPEFGPKVEIKNLNSLNNVKKSIEFEVKRQSKILLSGGKVEQETRRFDESIQETVLMRKKDNAIDYKYFREPNIVPIKLDKSWIDEVINNSPELASQKREKYLNKYQLSSDDTNYILSDLSLVKFFEDCIALGSDAKKVANYLITDIKSLLNKDGINLADSKLKPNDISEIISMMDEGLISSKHVKTILPIAFETEKSIKDITEENNLKLISSVEKIESVLEPIVKQNLELIKEQYEQRPERVEKTLMGQLMKETGGNVNPTVATEVIIKMIKENK from the coding sequence ATGAATAACTTTGAAATAATCATTGGGATTGAGAATCACGTAGAGTTAAAAACTAATTCAAAAATGTTTGGTCTTGGACCGGTTACTTATGGTGAAATTCCTAACTCAAAAGTTTCTGAGGTTGACATGGGCTATCCAGGGGCGATGCCTTCGGTAAATAAAGAAGGAGTCAGACTCGCTTTGCTTGCGTGTAATGCTCTAGGTATGAAAATAGATCCTCTTTTAAGATTTGATAGAAAGAATTATTTTTATCCAGATTTAGTAAAAGGTTTTCAAATAACTCAACAATATTTTCCGATTGGACGAGAAGGTAACATTGAAATAACTTTAGACAATGGTGAAAAAAAGGTCATTGAAATTGAAAGACTGCACATTGAAGAAGATACTGCAAAACAAACTCACAAGGATGATTTAACCTATATAGACTTTAACCGAAGTGGGGTTGGTCTAATAGAAGTTGTTTCAAAGCCATTTATAAGAAGTGCTGATGAAGCGGTTGCATATGTAAATCAATTAAGAGAGATTTTATTATTTCTTGGTATAAGTGATGTTAAAATGAACGAAGGTTCATTAAGGTGTGATGTAAATATTTCTTTAAGACCATATGGTTATCCTGAATTTGGACCAAAAGTTGAAATAAAAAATTTAAATTCACTTAATAATGTAAAAAAATCAATTGAATTTGAAGTTAAAAGACAATCCAAAATACTTTTATCTGGTGGTAAAGTTGAACAAGAAACTAGAAGGTTTGATGAAAGTATACAAGAAACTGTATTGATGAGAAAAAAAGATAACGCAATTGATTATAAATACTTTAGAGAACCTAATATAGTTCCAATTAAATTAGATAAAAGTTGAATTGATGAAGTAATAAATAACTCACCAGAGTTAGCTTCGCAAAAAAGAGAAAAATATTTAAATAAATATCAATTATCATCTGATGATACAAATTATATTCTTTCAGACTTATCTCTTGTTAAATTTTTTGAAGATTGTATAGCGTTGGGATCTGATGCAAAAAAAGTAGCTAACTATTTAATCACAGATATTAAATCTTTATTAAATAAGGATGGAATAAATTTGGCCGATTCCAAATTAAAACCAAATGATATTAGTGAAATAATTTCTATGATGGATGAAGGATTAATTTCTTCAAAACACGTTAAAACTATATTGCCAATTGCATTTGAAACCGAAAAGAGTATTAAAGATATAACTGAAGAAAATAATCTAAAATTAATATCAAGTGTTGAAAAAATTGAATCTGTTTTAGAGCCAATTGTAAAACAAAACCTAGAATTAATTAAAGAACAATACGAACAAAGACCAGAAAGAGTTGAAAAAACTTTAATGGGTCAGTTGATGAAAGAAACTGGTGGAAATGTAAATCCCACAGTTGCAACAGAAGTTATTATCAAAATGATTAAAGAAAATAAATAA
- a CDS encoding potassium channel family protein yields MARKKSFAIFGANYFGLSVAQTLDEKKQLIKIFDYDEEKLNLHINQFESVEGVVLDATNKNALEKNGINQYDGVIVCFGGNMESSVLTVLNLLDLGVENIIVKARDERHKRILLALGLDEDKVIIPDVITGKMVATKSLFDIESEVQSIDNEYVFTSIIVNEEEVIDKSIFDAGLTSNKDFNIIQIKRNGKTILPDEYTVLKEGDILGVYAKNNIVNDLVLKIRGDQEIDD; encoded by the coding sequence ATGGCTAGAAAGAAGAGTTTTGCTATATTTGGTGCAAATTATTTTGGATTATCAGTTGCACAAACACTAGATGAAAAAAAACAATTAATTAAAATATTTGATTATGATGAAGAAAAATTAAATCTACACATCAACCAATTTGAATCGGTTGAGGGCGTTGTTTTAGATGCAACAAATAAAAATGCATTAGAAAAAAATGGTATCAATCAATATGATGGAGTTATTGTTTGTTTTGGTGGAAACATGGAATCAAGTGTTTTAACTGTTTTAAACTTATTGGATTTAGGCGTTGAAAACATAATAGTTAAAGCGAGAGATGAAAGACACAAAAGAATTCTATTGGCTCTTGGTTTGGATGAGGATAAAGTTATTATCCCTGATGTTATTACAGGAAAAATGGTTGCAACAAAATCATTATTTGATATTGAAAGTGAAGTTCAATCTATTGATAATGAATATGTATTCACAAGTATTATAGTCAATGAAGAAGAAGTTATTGATAAATCAATATTCGATGCAGGACTAACATCAAATAAAGACTTTAACATAATTCAAATTAAGAGAAATGGTAAAACCATACTCCCAGATGAATACACAGTTCTTAAAGAAGGAGATATTCTTGGGGTATATGCAAAAAATAATATAGTAAATGATCTTGTCTTAAAAATTAGAGGAGACCAAGAGATTGATGATTAA